In Monomorium pharaonis isolate MP-MQ-018 chromosome 3, ASM1337386v2, whole genome shotgun sequence, a genomic segment contains:
- the LOC105839197 gene encoding putative ATP synthase subunit f, mitochondrial has translation MTNKLLQFGGYPAEYDPVKHGPYDPARYYGKPDTAFTDLKISEIPGWIARRQKSPQALVGLFSRAFWRWQHKYIHPRRGGIAPFFQVVVGSMFVFYAMNYRKIRHHRHYKYH, from the exons ATGACGAATAAGCTACTGCAATTTGGTGGTTATCCTGCAGAATATGATCCTGTGAAGCACGGACCATATGATCCTGCACGCTACTATGGAAAAC CTGATACTGCCTTCACGGATCTGAAGATCAGCGAAATTCCAGGCTGGATTGCGAGACGTCAAAAAAGTCCGCAGGCGCTTGTGGGATTGTTTTCACGAG CGTTTTGGCGTTGGCaacataaatacatacacCCTCGACGAGGTGGAATAGCTCCCTTCTTTCAAGTGGTAGTTGGTTCTATGTTCGTGTTTTATGCAATGAATTATAGAAAGATAC gtcATCACAGGCATTACAAATATCACTAA
- the LOC105836849 gene encoding divergent protein kinase domain 1C, with protein MNIRRLPGFMYHYKLVTVLVFSLFFVIYLLLHWGIMCTNLEAWRHVSTVCSQHRDGTAMGILCEPLCTEKRIHSLACETLHAGKETVFSAHWEATRLVFKASKTKVSSEQFESLYWVDATDSRHFPSEEEFITMIKDLVINKLNVTLSQHQLERLARLRTHRVETDTVRRQMEMENLWPLLQENEYLMAILYEDRDVFPQPIGTCGTFYAVEYVRPIETPTTVLALSDSKPEWAKRLKLAVMILNLLEELETSFTEPLHLCDVKINHFGLPLGGQKLKFLDLDAVFPKTIVDRIISDGKSCEKHEDCDYFDCRSVCSKNKRCESPVLNNNLQIICEKIFLGWAYSGTIIIPGLLVSEHTTSTLAVLLRQCANPAGDMMHSPRAATPDSLQKRLYNMLSEMEQEYSTFA; from the exons ATGAACATCCGCCGGCTGCCCGGTTTCATGTATCACTACAAGCTCGTGACGGTCCTGGTGTTCAGCCTGTTTTTCGTCATTTATCTACTTCTACATTGGGGCATAATGTGCACTAATCTTGAGGCCTGGCGTCACGTATCCACCGTG TGCAGTCAACACCGAGATGGTACTGCGATGGGAATTCTTTGCGAACCACTGTGCACCGAAAAGAGGATACACTCACTAGCATGCGAGACGCTCCATGCTGGCAAGGAGACAGTTTTCTCTGCGCATTGGGAAGCGACGCGGCTTGTATTCAAGGCTTCAAA GACTAAAGTATCCTCAGAGCAATTTGAGTCGCTGTACTGGGTAGACGCAACCGATTCCCGGCACTTCCCGTCCGAAGAGGAGTTTATCACCATGATCAAGGACTTggttatcaataaattaaatgtaactcTCTCGCAACATCAGCTGGAAAGACTCGCCCGGTTGCGCACCCATCGAGTCGAAACAGACACCGTAAGACGTCAGATGGAGATGGAGAATCTCTGGCCGTTGCTGCAAGAAAATGAATATCTAATGGCGATTTTGTACGAAGACAGGGATGTGTTTCCGCAGCCAATCGGCACGTGCGGCACGTTTTATGCGGTCGAGTACGTCCGACCGATCGAGACACCCACAACGGTGTTGGCTTTGTCAGATTCTAAACCCGAATGGGCAAAAAGGCTCAAGCTCGCCGTAATGATTCTTAATTTACTCGAGGAGTTAGAGACAAGCTTTACCGAGCCGCTTCATCTTTGCgacgtaaaaattaatcattttggTTTACCTCTGGGCgggcaaaaattaaaattcttagaTCTGGACGCAGTTTTTCCTAAGACCATTGTTGATCGTATAATCAGTGATGGTAAAAGCTGCGAGAAACACGAGGACTGCGATTACTTCGATTGCCGGTCAGTTTGCTCAAAAAACAAACGTTGCGAATCTCCGGTtctcaataataatttgcag ATTATTTGcgagaaaatttttctcggTTGGGCGTACTCAGGGACAATAATTATTCCTGGCTTGCTCGTTTCGGAACATACTACTAGCACATTGGCGGTATTATTGAGACAATGCGCTAATCCAGCCGGCGACATGATGCATTCACCACGAGCGGCAACACCAGACAGCTTACAGAAACGATTGTATAACATGTTGAGTGAGATGGAACAAGAGTATTCAACATTTGCGTGA